AGCCTTTGTAAATCACAAAATACGATATACTTCACGCGGTAGGCATTTttaagcactatccagcaaaaaagtcggacttcaaataaagatttggcaacCCGAACGATTTTTCGAAAtcccgaggtgaccaacttaagggTCCTGTCAAGCACATGATCTCGACAACACCTCGGCTCTAaccatttccaatttcaaagagttatctctatccgttctccaATACCATATATTTTAAACGTTTCTTTCGATTCTATCCTAGTGTGCGACGTTGTTTTTGGTCCTTGGTTTCGCAGTTTGGTCcatcgatttaaatgaaatttagtttgcactttgaaattaacaaaaacacaacaattTGTTACAAAACTGAGTGGTCATTCAACACGGGGAACGACCCACCCAAtcgaattgttgttgttgtagcagtttgttgtgttctatctttcgtctgcttaattATGTTACGTATCCAAATCTatgaactctgcgactaaaatgGGGTGCTTCCAgacggatctgggtctgagtcgagtgagtctggcgtggcagttaaacaggtgtcggcattaatccttgctctgtaggagtggctgcatctgccggatcgtaattgagccagaacgaACTACTCTActttgccggggaaggtcaaTTTTTTCAGGTGCAGTGGGAGGCGGCCGTTCTCCGAGGACTTTATTCACACGGttgctatttaccgcatctgctaccgtgtctgttTAATGTTGTCTTAACCAGGGATTCGGAGCGGAGCGGAGCGGAGCAAGCCTATTTTTGCCGGAGCGGGAGCGACATTTTTAGAACACGGAGCGGAGCGGTTTCCAATCGCAAAATACGCTCCGctccgacaaaataaaaaactgaaacataaacattgttttgttttatgaacTTGTTATTTTAGcgaattgaaacaaaaatttaaaataatttaactaACTAGCGCTATCTACCGGCAAATAAAATGCGCAACGTCTACAATCATTTTTAAGTACGCCAACAAGATATTGCAAATAAGTTAATTTTTTCTACCTGTTTAGTGTGCCATGGACTGTCGCCGAAAAATGTTGTGAGACCGCATGTGTTAAGCAAAAacttatacacacacacaccactaTCTATCTGAAACTAtctccctccaaacatttggaagggactttctcactccctcccagaatagtcactttttaggtccttttgtatgatagtttgtagagatttcaaaatttacaacaacaaaatacattactgtcggaattctatcattcatgtttcgctaattagtttctcataatcaactgtttttgctacaaatttaaaaatagattctttgttgttgttttggataCTAACTTAAAAAACCCCAcacaagagaatgtatgtttACTTAGGCTTCTGAAATTAAGAAAGGccggtagcacagagggatagcgtacgcctcacaatcgtaaggttggctgttcaaatcccagtcagggaaaatcattgcaaacaaaatcttcgattattagtcttaatttggaaaagaaataaataaggaagagaaataaaaaAGCCTCACtcgaaaaggtaaaaaaaatattaggcaaataaaaatgtatttttgttaatgacgttgataatcgacttttacacttttttagtccctatttagtcactcatgggtatatatcgccaagtagaacgttttctcccgtaccgagacactaattagagtaaaaaatgatatcgcctgagattgttttcaacttccctgagtgcagatttagtgactcgcacgatagaaaatgtttgcagggctcTTTCACATTTTGTAAACAAAGCAAATAAAGTTTGTAGCTTCGCAGTAGCTTTAACTCTCAATGAGTGTTagtgcttcaaatttcaacccCTTTTTTCTCAGACATAAAGCATCAAATTGTCGTTATTCTcattttttctctttataaTAGATAAAATTACTCTCATTATTGGCTGCATTTTGTCGTTAATTTCCCGTTATACTATTTAACAAGCAGATCACAGAAACTAGAAATTTTATTAGTTTGCCACAATGTCTAAGCCTGTGTACaagttatttaaaagaaaatcggAAAGTGAATTTATTTGTCGAATTGATTTATGTAATCAAGTGATACATGCTACCTACAGCAGTGCGTTTAATTTAGAACGGCATGTTAAGCGCCGTCACCCGGAAAGTGTGTCTAATTTAGAGGCACCAAATGATAATAGTCCATCTtgttcaaaaaaacaaaaattacggaCTTTTTTGGAGGTAATGTGAAACCAATCACAGTACAGCTTCGTATGaatgagaaaattttaatgaatgcaTGTGTTGAAATGGTCACAACAAATGCCAGACCCTTTTCATTAATGAATAATTCAGGATTTCGAAAAATAATTGACCCTATTTTAACGGCTTTAAACAGCAAAATGGCGATCACACCAGAAACAgttcaagaaaaaataaaataccttgCCAACTCGATTAAGACCGAAATTTCGACGGAAATTAAAAACCGCTTAATATCATTAAAAATTGATGTGGCAACTTGTCTAGATCGTAGTATTCTTGGGATGAATGTTCAATACGTTAAAAATAAATCCATATGTATTAAAACATTGGCAATGCGAGAACTTAAAGAGCGCCATACTGGCGATTATATTAAAAGTGTTACGCTATCTGTTCTCGaagaatatgaaataaaatctgAGCAAATATACTCTGTTACCACGGATAATGGGTCTAATATGTTAAAAGCAGTCCAGCTTATGGAAAACCGGCATCCAACATATGTCGATTCTGACGATGAACAGGGTCAGCTTGAGGAAAATGATGCTATTGACAAGAATCAAGAGACAGAAGACTCCGAAGAAGAGCAAGGTATAGACTGTGAAATTAGCGCTCTAAAATCTGTACGATGCGCTCCCCACACACTCCAATTGGCAGTATATGCATTTTATAAATACAGAAACATAGCCAGCAAAATAGATAAATGTCGCCAACTTTCAAAGGAAATTCGGACGCCAACCATTACGCTTCTCATAAAAGCACTTAATATTAAACACCCAATATTGCATACCAAAACCAGATGGAATTTAACTATATGCATGCTAGAACGTTTGCTGGAACTCCGaccattttgccaaaaaaattgcaaaacacACAAAGTCTTATATGTACCAAATACAATTTGGGATTTCATGGAGGAGTTTGTCACAGTTATGAAACCCGTTAAGGATGCCACAATAGCCCTACAGGCAGCACAATTGGTGATTGGAGATTTCTTTGGTGTTTGGATCAAAATGAGACTTGAGATTTCTTCGATGAAACAAAATATGGCAAAAGATCTAATGGCGTGTTTAATGCAACGCGAGGATGTTCTGCTAAGCCAGACAACAGTCATATCTGCACTTTATTTAGACCCACGATACAAAAGCCTTTTAAATCATGAATCAGCTTTAAATGCAAAAAGGTATCTTTTAGAAACTTGGcgtcaaattcaaaatttaaaatcagaAACTACTATGCAGGATAAAAACAATGGAGATGTGAGCAGTACATTGGTaagtaaaatttaagaaaataaattttgaattttaaaccgaactttatttttcaatatttgtttttgtttaagggTCACGAGTTAAGTGAGGTGGACGCTTTTCTTCAATCGCAATCAAACACTGCTATACCTGAAGTGGTCGTAAGGGAGGATGAAATTAAAGAAAGTATAAATAGCTTTCAACATTCATATTCTAGAATTTTGGGACGCACGTCGATCACACCCCCTTTATGATATAGCATGTGTGGTTTTAGGAGTTCCAGCTACGCAAGTTAGTGTAGAGCGGAATTTTTCTGcacttaaatttatttataatcatTTAAGATGCCGTTTAACTGAAGAAAATCTCtcaaatattcttttaattaatttaaatacaaaatcaaCACAATAATTTTAAGTTTAGAGCTACCTTATTTGTGGTAGCCAGTCAAATTTGAATGCAAATTGTTATTTACTTTTCCGTTGAACGGAAAAAATTATTCAAGACAAATCAATATTCCTAGAAGTTCCTATGTTTATGTGCTCCATGATCAATgaaatacttttgttttttttttttttaaattaaataataattaaatctaatttttttttccaaataaaaaggaattaaatgTAACCTAATATGTGTACTATACATAAAGTGGCACTACATGTTAGTGCAGGGGCGGAGGCACCAGGATCTATGGCCCAAATCTGGATGTGTAATTTTTCTCTTagtttaggtaaggtttaagtagcagtctgtcatcagactcacttagaaatGTTTTTCTAAAGTTTCTTGATTTAATTCCCAAACAGTCAAGGTTTGTTCCACTAGGATGTTAACCAACATACTTAAAACATTTCAGGAAAATCCGTTTGAatctataaagaaaaacaaactaataaacaacaagtaaaacagCGTTAAGTTCAGCTGAGCAGATTTGATTTGGTTTaattttgacttaaaatgattttttttaagtaaggaaATCGGGTTTTATAGAAACAAACACTGCGCTCGCAAGAGGGTCGAGAAACTAAGAAGTATTTTgccaaagacagacagacgaaatgACGGTTTGACCGACCTGACGATGTGACGatgaagaatacatatacttttaggtttaaaaaatccaacacttagaattttatatataaaaaggaGCGGGAGCGGGGAGCGGAGCGGAGCGCCAAAAAATTTCCCGGAGCggagcgaaaaaaattttaccggAGCGAAGCGGGAGCGGAGCGGAAAAAAGGTACCCGCTCCGGATCCCTGGTCTAAACCCGCATGCTCGAGAccttctctcttgtagcgctgaacttcacgctctagatcatgtagatctaccttaaggcttctgggcggtgtatACCTGCCTACATAGTATagaaataatctgatataaacatttgCCTTTTGCAAAagtacgaatccgatatccacaAGTATTTTATGACGATAATATGTTAGCCGATCGAGACAAAATAGTTCTCAATAAAGATTGTTGGCTACGAATCTGTTAATAATATAAAGGAACAAGTGTCTGAGGGGCCGCCCAACTTCAAACAATCTCCAATCttatgggactaaaataaaaggtcattgtagtagagtacgaatctgtcAGCAATTTAAAGGAGCAAGTGTCTGGGCCCGTTATAAAATGCCCAACGGACGGACAACGGATATGCATACAGGCCAGGAAAGTATGATACTCCAATGGAAGGTCAGTGAGGACAAATATGACAGCAATGAAAAGTAATTGGAAGTAGATAACAAAGTTCGTATGTAAGTATTTGGTTTATAAAAATCTTTGTCATTTGCAACAACTACCTTTAACCCTAAAAAAGTAACTAagacttaaattttttcaaatgcatTAGGCTACCGTAAGAACTAAAAAGCAATTTGTTCCCAACTGGAACAACAGCGCACTGTGTTCATTAaccaataaaatgaaaaacacaTGCTTAATAAAGTTTTCTTTGTCATTCACCCATATTCCGGTTGTAGAAGGCGAAACCCGACATTATTTAACTTATGTGCCTTCGACAGTTTCTCAAAAGAAATACATTGtattaaataacaaaataataaacaagtgGACTCCATACTCTTTCTAGAAACAGGCGTGATGTACTTTATATTTATAGTGTAAATAACATAAATCgataattttggccaaatttacTAATTGTTAactaaataccatttttttaaaatgtcaaagtTCGACTACGACAACGGGAATAAGGAAGATTGTTTCTAATTGTTCTAATAACCTTGCTATAGAAATGTATTTCTATTATTTTacacaatattttattattattttttcttcatttaatttaatttaatttaatctaATAAAGAAGCCAGCGAAGcccatttttaaatattataaaCATTTTACCCAATATGGTAGtggcaaaattaattaaaattattttaatttactaTTTGTAAACTACTCAAAGTTTTGGAATTAAAAATCGATTGTAAATAAAAATGGCTCCGCAGGCAGGTAACTCagcaaatcaaatgaaatcaaACGTTAAATCATGGTTGTCTTATCTCCAATATATGCTTCCTTTTAAAAGCATATGtagcaagtgaaaaattttgtaattcagTAGGCAAAGTACTCCAAACCCTTGCAAACCGAACTGCAAAACATAGTTCTGCAACACTTGCAGATATCCGGGGTTATAATATTTGTGGATTTGTACTTGCCCgaccgatacgggatgactatgagcaccacacaggctggaactttgagctccgacttgtgtggttcccatcgttatcacgggaagcttagctgaaagctaccgagcgcgtccacaggttgcggatggtggaaagctccgtttttatgcggagtagctgcaaatgcggccgcgggcagtcagcgattttcgagaggagagtctcagtgaggagtcaggtggcactggctcttagctaaatactgagtgccaatgatactcgagatgacaaggcgagtaattggcgccttcaaataaccaatggccatcatcagcgtctgttcccaggttaagggcggctggaggcgagcgtcgcatcttggagcaagcggctcgccacaacgagggatacatgcaatcccacaaacccacgcggttggggcgctgggccggtaacccgcccccggaaaacatagaactactatgaaaaacaaaggaatagtaaaaacggaccccccccgacgttgacgacccacgcaaacgaaaaaaggaccatgatttgcggatctgcacctggaatgtccgcactctttatagagaaggtgcagtatacgagctggcggatgtattagagaagtacaaggcagacataaccgccttacaggaagtgcgatggactgggaatggcgtcactacaacaccaaacggtgacgaactatactatagctgccataacacgaggcatgaatttggctgcggatttatggttagtcgaagactgaaacacctagtctccagctttactcctgtggatgagaggctagccacaatccgcataaaagccaaattcttcaacatcagccttatttgtgtccatgccccgacggaagacaaagacgagcagaccaaggatattttctacgagcgcctagagagagaatatgaccgctgccccgctcatgatattaaaatcgttctgggagattttaatgcgaaaatagggaaggaagaaatttttggtccaacagtcggaaagtttagcctccacgagataacgtcgagtaatgggttgaggctgatagatttcgccgcggcaaaaaacatggtagttagtagcaccagatttcaacataaaaatatccacaaagccacatgactgtcacccgatcaaaacacgagaaaccaaattgatcacgttgtgatagatggaaggcattcatccagcgtgttagatgtacgatcgatccgtggagcgaatatagattcggatcattatcttgttgcagcaaaggttcgcacccgtttgaacatggcgaggaaagtacgatctgacactgcacggaaactgaacattgaaaagctgcagacacaacaaatggcagcggcatactccactcgactgacccaactgcttgaagaaagcactctttgttccgatgatataatggcgcagtagcAAACTAtttcccactccatggaaaatgccgcgaaatccgtacttgggaaccgaaagcctcctccaaaaaacccatggtacgaccaagagtgttgagatgctactgaagccaagaatgcggcatatagagcaaccctgcaatcagtagcaacgcgccagatgaaggagaggtatcgggagaaaaggagagaggagaaacgtctattccgcagaaagaaaaaggaaatggaaaggcgtgagtgcgagcgaattgagatgtacaggagtcagaatgaagtccggaaggtccacgtagcagtgacccgactaaagaacaacaaggcagcaggagacgacgggttacccgctgaactatttaagaccgaaggcgacaccCTGAGGAGGCATCAGCTTatttgcgcaatctggctagaagaacgcataccagatgattggaacctcagcatactatgtcccgtacacaagaaaggagacaagaaggaaagtgccaactacagaggaataagtctcctccccatcgcatacaagatactctcgagcgtactgtgtgaaagataaaaacctaaagtcaatgagataattgggccctatcaatgcggctttagacctggtaaatccaccttagaccagatattcacactgcgccaaatcctggaaaagacccgagaaggacaaatcaacacccaccacctctttgttgactacaaagccgccttcgatactcctttacgttcaaaggtatttcaagtcatgtctgagcttggtatccctgcaaaattaataagactctgcaggatgacacttgctgatacgcgtttctcagtaagaataggaaagactcttttcgaaccatttaataccaaacgaggtttcagacaaggagacagcctatcgtgtgaagattatacgagatgctgaagtgaatagatatggcacactgatcacaagagagcacatgctactcgcccatCGCccaatatcgatatcataggtcggtcacaaGAAGTAGTATcttcactcccaaaaagccttgtataaccgagcagataaagaacatggagaaagttgggaatcacaactttgagatagtcagtaactttatctacctcggcaccgccgtaaccgaaacgaatgacaccagttttgagataaatatatggaccagtttgcgttaacggagaatataggcgacgtatgaaccatgagctgtatgacgacgatagcatagttacacgcatcaaaatacaacggctgcgttggctaggtcatgttgtcacaatggatgaagaagctccagcaaagaaatcttttgaaggcaaacacggtggtacacgcaaaccgggaagaccaaaagcccgatggaaatatcaagttgtgggagacacctcgaaacttggtgtcagagattttagaatgagcgcagaagatcgaggcgcttggaacgctattctacgttcggctagtggaagaaatattctgtcatattaCATAcatccaattaaagtaaagtaaggatTTGTAGTTGAAATATAGAATGTTAAACTAATACATAAGAGTGGTGGAATGCCCGATTTAATAGTTTTATAAAAGATATATAACAATTTATAATTCCCAAAATCGGAAAACGGTACTCCCAAAAAGTGTTTTCCGTAGTCCGACACATGATCATATCTATGAAGATTATACACAGACGAAGAATTATATTATATGTCCTTTTTATCCTCGCAAAATTACTTTGGGACGTTGCCTCATAGACCTGAATACCATAACAAAGTTCTGACATGAGTaatgcaaaacaaatttttttctcacaCTGCTATTATGCTGTTTAACCAACGTTGTGATATTAGGACCTTTTCAAAACACATTACTTATATGGTCAGAAAAATCAAGCCTACTATCAATTGACTATAATATGTACGTTTAATACACCACCCGAATAAGTATTGGGTTTAAAAAGCAAACTCCTATACTTTGTTCAGACTAAAGCTGTTTTGTGCAATCCACTCGTTTTCTCTTTATAATGCTCTGAAAACGACT
The Stomoxys calcitrans chromosome 3, idStoCalc2.1, whole genome shotgun sequence genome window above contains:
- the LOC131996128 gene encoding uncharacterized protein LOC131996128, whose protein sequence is MVTTNARPFSLMNNSGFRKIIDPILTALNSKMAITPETVQEKIKYLANSIKTEISTEIKNRLISLKIDVATCLDRSILGMNVQYVKNKSICIKTLAMRELKERHTGDYIKSVTLSVLEEYEIKSEQIYSVTTDNGSNMLKAVQLMENRHPTYVDSDDEQGQLEENDAIDKNQETEDSEEEQGIDCEISALKSVRCAPHTLQLAVYAFYKYRNIASKIDKCRQLSKEIRTPTITLLIKALNIKHPILHTKTRWNLTICMLERLLELRPFCQKNCKTHKVLYVPNTIWDFMEEFVTVMKPVKDATIALQAAQLVIGDFFGVWIKMRLEISSMKQNMAKDLMACLMQREDVLLSQTTVISALYLDPRYKSLLNHESALNAKRYLLETWRQIQNLKSETTMQDKNNGDVSSTLGHELSEVDAFLQSQSNTAIPEVVTKLCSYECNKFPNSHQFFFVNTLYKLGFSETLPASNINKRASEDMRGSFESTFFLKEI